One region of Citrus sinensis cultivar Valencia sweet orange chromosome 6, DVS_A1.0, whole genome shotgun sequence genomic DNA includes:
- the LOC102622377 gene encoding THO complex subunit 4D isoform X1 produces MATHVDMSLDDIIKSRKKSERERGQGRARRGRGRGRGPSGSVSGGRMTGAARRGPLSNARPSSYTIAKSFRRTRNFPWQHDLFEDSLRAAGISGIEVGTKLYVSNLHPGVTNDDIRELFSEIGELKRYAIHFDKNGRPSGSAEVVYARRSDAFAALKRYNNVLLDGKPMKIEVVGTNAEIPLQARVNVTGVNGRRKRTVVMTSGSGNAGGAAAINHGPGSQGRRGGLRRSSQGRGRGQGQGRGRGRGGGGGGGRGRGRGRGRGQGKKNPVDKSADDLDKELDNYHAEAMQI; encoded by the exons ATGGCTACGCATGTTGACATGTCTCTTGATGACATTATAAAGAGCAGGAAAAagagtgagagagaaagaggaCAGGGCAGGGCCCGCCGTGGCCGTGGTCGTGGCCGTGGCCCAAGTGGTAGTGTTAGTGGTGGAAGAATGACAGGGGCTGCTCGTAGAGGTCCTCTCTCCAATGCTCGACCATCATCATATACCATTGCCAAG TCTTTTCGCAGAACCAGGAACTTTCCCTGGCAGCATGATTTGTTTGAGGATAGCCTTAGGGCTGCAGGAATATCTGGAATAGAAGTTGGCACAAAATTATATGTTTCCAACTTGCATCCTGGAGTGACCAATGACGATATAAGG GAGCTTTTCTCTGAGATTGGCGAGCTGAAACGATATGCCATTCACTTTGACAAGAATGGCCGCCCCAGT GGTTCAGCTGAAGTGGTATATGCCAGAAGAAGTGATGCATTTGCAGCTCTTAAGCGATACAATAATGTACTGTTGGATGGAAAACCGATGAAGATTGAAGTTGTGGGAACTAATGCAGAAATACCTCTGCAAGCTCGTGTGAATGTAACTGGAGTAAATGGAAGGAGGAAGAGGACAGTGGTGATGAC GTCGGGATCAGGTAATGCAGGAGGTGCAGCAGCTATTAATCATGGACCTGG CAGTCAGGGCCGTCGTGGGGGTCTGAGGCGGAGTAGCCAAGGCCGTGGTCGTGGGCAGGGCCAGGGTCGAGGCCGTGGCCGTGGAGGTGGAGGGGGAGGTGGCCGTGGCCGTGGCCGTGGCCGCGGCCGTGGCCAGGGGAAAAAGAATCCAGTTGATAAGTCAGCTGATGATCTTGACAAAGAACTGGATAATTATCATGCTGAAGCCATGCAGATTTAG
- the LOC102620573 gene encoding psbQ-like protein 3, chloroplastic has translation MALKPLVSKCTLPHLYPTFMCYQQPAFRSKGMPQNVLQCNISRRIGVIAVTASTMLAREAIFREDIANAFEFRMVAPGQTVEQAESGIRYHAQSLLHVKALLESESWSEVQKALRASSASLKQDIYTLINNKPATERPQLRKLYSDLFNGVTKLDYAARDKDVSRVHQCYENVVVALDSILSRL, from the exons ATGGCGTTGAAACCATTGGTCTCAAAATGTACTTTACCACACCTATACCCAACCTTCATGTGCTATCAGCAACCGGCCTTTCGCTCCAAAGGGATGCCTCAGAATGTCCTCCAATGTAATATCAGTCGACGAATAGGAGTTATAGCAGTAACGGCATCAACAATGTTGGCAAGGGAAGCAATTTTCAGAGAAGATATTGCCAATGCCTTTGAATTTAGAATGGTGGCTCCTGGTCAGACTGTTGAACAGGCAGAAAGTGGAATTAGATATCATGCACAATCTTTATTGCATGTAAAAGCTCTGTTAGAATCAGAGTCATGGAGTGAAGTACAGAAGGCATTACGAGCAAGCTCGGCTTCCTTGAAACAGGATATTTATACCTTAATCAACAACAAACCAGCCACTGAGAGGCCTCAGCTGCGAAAGCTTTATTCTGACCTCTTCAACGGTGTCACCAAA CTCGATTACGCAGCAAGAGATAAAGACGTATCGCGAGTTCATCAGTGCTATGAGAATGTTGTTGTCGCCCTTGATAGCATTTTATCTAGATTATAA
- the LOC102621793 gene encoding protein TIC 40, chloroplastic yields MENLNMALVSSTSPKLVLNYTNFKHPTRGITGPRRSSSLALPFKLSTSRISASARAGPHQNGQVGAGGFASLTSSGGQQTSSVGVNPNLPMPPPSSNVGSPLFWVGVGVGLSALFSFVASRLKQYAMQQALKGMMNQMNTQNKPFGNAAFPQGSPFPFPNPPASGPTTPYPAASQPRFTMDIPATKVEAATATDVEGKKEVKGETEVKEEPKKYAFVDVSPEETLQKSSFDNFEDVKETSSSKDAQPPKDSQNGAAFNYNAGSPLGGQSAKKEGRFLTVDTLEKLMEDPQVQKMVYPSLPEEMRNPASFKLMLQNPEYRKQLQEMLDGMCESGEFDSRVLDSLKNFDLNSAEVKQQFEQIGLTPEEVITKMMANPEIALGFQSPRVQAAIMECSQNPMNIIKYQNDKEVMSVITKIAELFPGVTGTS; encoded by the exons ATGGAAAATCTAAACATGGCGCTGGTTTCTTCAACGAGTCCCAAATTGGTCCTAAACTACACTAATTTCAAACACCCTACCAGAGGAATCACCGGACCCAGAAGAAGCTCAAGCCTTGCACTTCCCTTCAAGCTTTCAACTTCCAGGATTTCCGCTTCCGCCCGCGCTGGCCCTCATCAAAACG gaCAAGTGGGTGCTGGTGGTTTTGCAAGTCTGACTTCTTCTGGCGGTCAACAAACGTCTTCAGTTGGCGTTAACCCCAATTTACCAATGCCACCGCCGTCATCGAATgt AGGTTCACCTCTCTTTTGGGTTGGAGTAGGGGTTGGTCTCTCAGCGCTCTTTTCATTT GTGGCCTCAAGATTGAAG CAATATGCCATGCAACAAGCTTTGAAAGGTATGATGAACCAGATGAATACACAGAATAAACCCTTCGGCAATGCTGCCTTTCCTCAGGGATCACCTTTCCCCTTTCCAAATCCTCCAGCATCAGGGCCTACCACACCTTATCCAGCTGCTTCTCAACCTAGGTTTACAATGGATATACCTGCCACAAAAGTAGAAGCTGCTACAGCTACTGATGTGGAAGgcaaaaaagaagtaaagggTGAAACAGAAGTAAAGGAGGAACCAAAGAAATATG CTTTTGTAGACGTTTCACCTGAGGAGACATTGCAAAAAAGTTCTTTTGATAACTTTGAAGATGTGAAGGAAACAAGTTCATCAAAGGATGCTCAGCCTCCCAAA GATTCCCAAAATGGAGCTGCTTTCAATTACAATGCAGGTTCTCCTCTGGGGGGCCAATCTGCTA AGAAAGAAGGCAGGTTCCTAACTGTGGATACTTTGGAGAAATTGATGGAAGACCCGCAAGTGCAGAAGATGGTTTATCC ATCACTGCCTGAGGAGATGAGGAATCCTGCTTCCTTCAAAT TGATGCTACAAAATCCTGAATATCGTAAACAATTACAAGAAATGCT AGATGGTATGTGTGAAAGTGGTGAATTTGACAGCCGGGTGTTGGATAGCCTAAAGAACTTTGATCTAAACAGTGCTGAGGTTAAGCAACAATTTG AACAGATTGGACTTACACCTGAAGAAGTCATCACAAAGATGATGGCCAATCCTGAGATCGCTTTGGGATTCCAGAGCCCAAGAGTTCAAGCTGCTATTATGGAA TGTTCACAAAATCCCATGAACATCATCAAATATCAGAATGACAAGGAG GTTATGTCTGTTATAACCAAAATAGCAGAACTTTTCCCTGGAGTGACCGGTACATCTTAA
- the LOC102623848 gene encoding GDSL esterase/lipase At5g37690: MAMQWLVFAILLVFTKTAPSVSGSSLVTFVFGDSLTEVGNNNHLQYSLARSDYPWYGIDFSGQQATGRFTNGRTIGDIISAKLGIPSPPPYLSLSQNDDELLKGVNYASGGAGILNETGTYFIQRLSFDDQINYFKKTKETIRSKIGEDAANKLCNEAMYFVGMGSNDYVNNFLQPFLADGLQYTHDEFVELLISTLNQQFSRLYQLGARKLVMHGLGPLGCIPSQRVKSKKGQCLKRVNEWIQEFNSKAQELVETLNGRLPSAQFLFADTYSDVYDLIDHPTAYGFKVSNTSCCNVDTTVGGLCLPNSKLCSNREDYVFWDAFHPSDAANEVLAEKLFSSLFSAAPPPKPH; the protein is encoded by the exons ATGGCAATGCAATGGCTGGTTTTTGCTATCCTGTTGGTGTTCACAAAAACGGCACCAAGTGTTTCGGGTTCATCATTAGTCACCTTTGTGTTTGGAGACTCATTGACAGAAGTTGGTAACAACAATCATCTTCAGTATTCACTAGCAAGATCAGATTATCCTTGGTATGGCATTGATTTTTCCGGCCAACAAGCTACCGGAAGATTCACCAATGGAAGGACTATCGGCGacattatat CTGCAAAGCTTGGAATTCCGTCGCCGCCGCCGTATCTTTCCTTGTCACAGAATGATGATGAGCTTCTTAAAGGGGTGAATTATGCATCAGGAGGAGCAGGGATTCTCAATGAGACCGGAACATATTtc ATTCAGAGATTATCGTTCGATGATCAGATCAATTACTTCAAAAAGACTAAGGAAACAATCAGGTCTAAAATAGGAGAGGACGCTGCAAATAAGCTCTGCAATGAGGCCATGTACTTTGTTGGAATGG GCAGTAATGATTATGTCAACAATTTCTTGCAACCATTTTTAGCAGATGGCCTACAATACACGCATGATGAATTTGTTGAACTCCTGATATCAACATTGAACCAACAATTTTCg CGGCTCTACCAACTGGGAGCAAGAAAGCTGGTGATGCATGGATTAGGGCCACTTGGCTGCATTCCTTCACAGAGGGTGAAATCAAAGAAAGGCCAGTGCTTAAAGAGAGTCAATGAATGGATTCAAGAATTTAACTCCAAAGCACAAGAGCTTGTGGAAACTCTCAATGGTCGCCTCCCCAGTGCACAATTCTTGTTTGCGGACACATACTCCGATGTCTACGATTTAATCGACCACCCAACTGCTTACG GATTTAAGGTGTCAAATACATCATGTTGCAATGTGGACACGACTGTTGGTGGATTGTGTTTGCCAAACTCAAAGTTATGCAGCAATAGAGAGGATTATGTGTTTTGGGATGCATTTCATCCATCTGATGCCGCAAATGAAGTGCTCGCTGAgaaactcttctccagtctgTTTTCTGCTGCTCCTCCTCCGAAGccacattaa
- the LOC102622075 gene encoding uncharacterized protein LOC102622075 isoform X1, translating into MSVSCGVECVFVLGFARWMWKRCTYVGSDDSATWPAATAEEFEAVPRVCRLILAVYETDLHNPQFPPAGGYKLNPDWVVKRVAYEQTLGCAPPYLIYTDHDKKEIVLAIRGLNLAKESDYKLLLDNRLGRQMFDGGFVHHGLLKSALWLLNQEGDTLRRLWEENGRQYSMVFVGHSLGSGVAALLAVVVVNHRDKLGGIPRNKVRCYAVAPARCMSLNLAVKYADVVNSVILQDDFLPRTPTPLEDIFKSIFCLPCLLFLVCLRDTFIPEERKLRDPRRLYAPGRMYHIVERRFCRCGRYPPEVRTAIPVDGRFEHIVLSCNATSDHAIIWIERESQKAVQLMKESSPETITTAPKVQKFERLKTIEKEHKDALDRAVSLNIPHAVATSEDQSHEDEPEPSHAKREDASETKQKSSGKSANWDQLVEKLFKKSESGDLTLNKDAAASKE; encoded by the exons ATGTCAGTTTCATGCGGAGTAGAATGCGTTTTCGTTCTGGGTTTCGCACGCTGGATGTGGAAACGCTGCACCTATGTCGGCTCCGACGACAGCGCCACCTGGCCGGCCGCCACGGCAGAGGAATTCGAAGCAGTCCCACGCGTCTGTCGCTTGATATTAGCCGTCTACGAGACCGACCTCCACAACCCCCAGTTCCCACCAGCCGGCGGCTACAAGCTAAATCCAGATTGGGTCGTCAAGCGTGTGGCCTACGAACAAACCCTCGGCTGTGCGCCGCCGTACTTAATTTACACCGATCACGATAAAAAGGAAATTGTTTTGGCCATTCGTGGGCTGAATTTAGCCAAAGAGAGCGACTACAAACTGCTATTGGATAACAGATTGGGAAGGCAGATGTTTGATGGCGGGTTCGTGCATCATGGGCTGTTAAAGTCAGCGCTTTGGTTGTTGAATCAAGAGGGTGACACGTTGAGAAGGTTGTGGGAAGAAAATGGCAGACAATACAGCATGGTGTTTGTTGGGCACTCGTTGGGTTCCGGCGTTGCGGCGTTGCTGGCTGTGGTGGTGGTGAATCATAGAGACAAATTAGGCGGGATACCGAGGAATAAAGTGAGGTGTTATGCAGTGGCGCCGGCTAGGTGTATGTCTCTTAATTTGGCTGTCAAGTATGCCGATGTTGTTAACTCTGTAATTTTGCAG GATGATTTCTTGCCAAGAACACCCACCCCATTGGAAGATATTTTTAAGTCGATCTTCTG CTTGCCCTGCTTGTTATTTTTGGTCTGCTTGCGGGACACCTTCATACCAGAGGAAAGAAAGCTCAGAGATCCAAGAAGACTTTATGCACCTGGACGGATGTATCACATTGTAGAGAGAAGATTTTGCAG ATGTGGAAGGTATCCTCCGGAGGTCAGGACCGCAATTCCTGTGGATGGAAGATTTGAACATATTGTCTTATCTTGTAATGCCACGTCTGATCATGCAATTATTTGGATTGAAAGGGAATCACAGAAAGCTGTACAA TTAATGAAGGAAAGCAGCCCTGAAACAATAACAACTGCTCCAAAAGTACAGAAATTCGAGAGGTTGAAGACCATTGAAAAAGAACACAAAGATGCATTGGATAGGGCTGTAAGTTTGAATATACCTCATGCTGTAGCCACATCAGAGGACCAATCCCATGAAGATGAGCCAGAACCTTCCCATGCCAAGAGAGAAGATGCCTCAGAAACTAAACAGAAGTCCAGTGGTAAGAGCGCTAATTGGGATCAATTGGTTGAGAAGCTTTTCAAGAAGAGTGAATCCGGTGACCTCACTTTAAACAAAGATGCAGCTGCTTCCAAAGAATAG
- the LOC102622075 gene encoding uncharacterized protein LOC102622075 isoform X2: MSVSCGVECVFVLGFARWMWKRCTYVGSDDSATWPAATAEEFEAVPRVCRLILAVYETDLHNPQFPPAGGYKLNPDWVVKRVAYEQTLGCAPPYLIYTDHDKKEIVLAIRGLNLAKESDYKLLLDNRLGRQMFDGGFVHHGLLKSALWLLNQEGDTLRRLWEENGRQYSMVFVGHSLGSGVAALLAVVVVNHRDKLGGIPRNKVRCYAVAPARCMSLNLAVKYADVVNSVILQDDFLPRTPTPLEDIFKSIFCLPCLLFLVCLRDTFIPEERKLRDPRRLYAPGRMYHIVERRFCRCGRYPPEVRTAIPVDGRFEHIVLSCNATSDHAIIWIERESQKAVQKGENK, from the exons ATGTCAGTTTCATGCGGAGTAGAATGCGTTTTCGTTCTGGGTTTCGCACGCTGGATGTGGAAACGCTGCACCTATGTCGGCTCCGACGACAGCGCCACCTGGCCGGCCGCCACGGCAGAGGAATTCGAAGCAGTCCCACGCGTCTGTCGCTTGATATTAGCCGTCTACGAGACCGACCTCCACAACCCCCAGTTCCCACCAGCCGGCGGCTACAAGCTAAATCCAGATTGGGTCGTCAAGCGTGTGGCCTACGAACAAACCCTCGGCTGTGCGCCGCCGTACTTAATTTACACCGATCACGATAAAAAGGAAATTGTTTTGGCCATTCGTGGGCTGAATTTAGCCAAAGAGAGCGACTACAAACTGCTATTGGATAACAGATTGGGAAGGCAGATGTTTGATGGCGGGTTCGTGCATCATGGGCTGTTAAAGTCAGCGCTTTGGTTGTTGAATCAAGAGGGTGACACGTTGAGAAGGTTGTGGGAAGAAAATGGCAGACAATACAGCATGGTGTTTGTTGGGCACTCGTTGGGTTCCGGCGTTGCGGCGTTGCTGGCTGTGGTGGTGGTGAATCATAGAGACAAATTAGGCGGGATACCGAGGAATAAAGTGAGGTGTTATGCAGTGGCGCCGGCTAGGTGTATGTCTCTTAATTTGGCTGTCAAGTATGCCGATGTTGTTAACTCTGTAATTTTGCAG GATGATTTCTTGCCAAGAACACCCACCCCATTGGAAGATATTTTTAAGTCGATCTTCTG CTTGCCCTGCTTGTTATTTTTGGTCTGCTTGCGGGACACCTTCATACCAGAGGAAAGAAAGCTCAGAGATCCAAGAAGACTTTATGCACCTGGACGGATGTATCACATTGTAGAGAGAAGATTTTGCAG ATGTGGAAGGTATCCTCCGGAGGTCAGGACCGCAATTCCTGTGGATGGAAGATTTGAACATATTGTCTTATCTTGTAATGCCACGTCTGATCATGCAATTATTTGGATTGAAAGGGAATCACAGAAAGCTGTACAA aaaggagaaaataaatga
- the LOC102622377 gene encoding THO complex subunit 4D isoform X2 — MATHVDMSLDDIIKSRKKSERERGQGRARRGRGRGRGPSGSVSGGRMTGAARRGPLSNARPSSYTIAKSFRRTRNFPWQHDLFEDSLRAAGISGIEVGTKLYVSNLHPGVTNDDIRELFSEIGELKRYAIHFDKNGRPSGSAEVVYARRSDAFAALKRYNNVLLDGKPMKIEVVGTNAEIPLQARVNVTGVNGRRKRTVVMTSGSGNAGGAAAINHGPGQGRRGGLRRSSQGRGRGQGQGRGRGRGGGGGGGRGRGRGRGRGQGKKNPVDKSADDLDKELDNYHAEAMQI; from the exons ATGGCTACGCATGTTGACATGTCTCTTGATGACATTATAAAGAGCAGGAAAAagagtgagagagaaagaggaCAGGGCAGGGCCCGCCGTGGCCGTGGTCGTGGCCGTGGCCCAAGTGGTAGTGTTAGTGGTGGAAGAATGACAGGGGCTGCTCGTAGAGGTCCTCTCTCCAATGCTCGACCATCATCATATACCATTGCCAAG TCTTTTCGCAGAACCAGGAACTTTCCCTGGCAGCATGATTTGTTTGAGGATAGCCTTAGGGCTGCAGGAATATCTGGAATAGAAGTTGGCACAAAATTATATGTTTCCAACTTGCATCCTGGAGTGACCAATGACGATATAAGG GAGCTTTTCTCTGAGATTGGCGAGCTGAAACGATATGCCATTCACTTTGACAAGAATGGCCGCCCCAGT GGTTCAGCTGAAGTGGTATATGCCAGAAGAAGTGATGCATTTGCAGCTCTTAAGCGATACAATAATGTACTGTTGGATGGAAAACCGATGAAGATTGAAGTTGTGGGAACTAATGCAGAAATACCTCTGCAAGCTCGTGTGAATGTAACTGGAGTAAATGGAAGGAGGAAGAGGACAGTGGTGATGAC GTCGGGATCAGGTAATGCAGGAGGTGCAGCAGCTATTAATCATGGACCTGG TCAGGGCCGTCGTGGGGGTCTGAGGCGGAGTAGCCAAGGCCGTGGTCGTGGGCAGGGCCAGGGTCGAGGCCGTGGCCGTGGAGGTGGAGGGGGAGGTGGCCGTGGCCGTGGCCGTGGCCGCGGCCGTGGCCAGGGGAAAAAGAATCCAGTTGATAAGTCAGCTGATGATCTTGACAAAGAACTGGATAATTATCATGCTGAAGCCATGCAGATTTAG